The Chrysemys picta bellii isolate R12L10 chromosome 5, ASM1138683v2, whole genome shotgun sequence genome includes a window with the following:
- the LOC135983679 gene encoding uncharacterized protein LOC135983679: MQSSPAVMAVQSQNRKRAPAWTDREVLDLIAVWGDESVLSELRSKRQNAKIYEKISKDMSERGYSRDATQCRVKIKELRQGYQKTKEANGRSGSHPQTSCFYEALHSILGVAATTTPPLTVDSEDGILSTAGSSDMLADGEDEEGDEEDEAVDSAYNADFPDSQDLFITLTEIPYQPSPAVNPDTESGEGSATTSATVSQPSLASHSQRLVQIRRRKKRTREDMFSELMGCSQTQAAQQTQWRENLSQMHQAHMEREERWRQEDQQATQTLLGLMREQTDMLRRLVDVLQERRQEDRAPLQSICNRPPPPPSPIPPSPKVQRRRGGRVCANSHSIPADSSSSRRLSFPKI, from the exons atgcagagctctccagcagtgatggccgtgcaatctcagaatagaaagagggccccagcatggactgatcgggaagtcttggatctgatcgctgtgtggggcgatgagtccgtgctttccgagctgcgatccaaaagacagaatgcaaagatctacgagaagatctctaaagacatgtcagagagaggatacagccgggatgcaacgcagtgccgcgtgaaaatcaaggagctgagacaaggctaccagaagaccaaagaggcaaatggacgctccggatcccatccccagacatcctgtttctacgaggcactgcattccatcctaggtgtggccgccaccactaccccaccactgaccgtggactctgaggatgggatattgtccacggccggttcctcggacatgttagcggacggggaagatgaggaaggagatgaggaggacgaggcagtcgacagcgcttacaacgctgatttccccgacagccaggatctcttcatcactcttacagagatcccctaccaaccgtccccagccgttaacccagacacagaatctggggaaggatcagcca ccacatctgcgactgtctcacaacctagcctggcatcacactcccagaggctagtgcagattaggcgtaggaagaagaggacacgggaggacatgttctcggaacttatgggctgctcccaaacccaggcagcacagcagacccagtggcgggagaacttgtcccaaatgcaccaagcacacatggaacgggaggagaggtggcggcaggaagaccagcaggcgactcaaacgctgcttggactaatgagggagcaaacggacatgctccggcgccttgtggatgttctgcaggaacggaggcaggaggacagagccccgctgcagtctatctgtaatcgccctcccccgccaccaagtcccatacccccctcacccaaagtgcaaagaaggaggggcggcagagtctgtgcaaactctcactccatccctgcagacagctctagtagtagaaggctctcattccccaaaatttga